The following nucleotide sequence is from Micromonospora sp. WMMD1120.
CACCGGTGGCCCGATCGCCGGTGGAGGGGCCGCCGAGGCCAGACCGTCGGGCGGCTCCGCGAACCCGGGTGGCCTACTGCTGGCGGTCGGCGGGCGGGAGGTCCTCGGTCTCCTCGACCACCGCGTCGGCCGCCGGTCCGGTGAGGTCGTCGCCCGGGACCGCCACCGCCTCCACGCGGTCCTGCTCGTCGGGCTTGCCGCCCGGCGGCGGCTCGGGAGCGGTGGCGCCGCCGGAGTAGCCGTACTCGTTCGGTTCGTCGTGCCGGCTCATCTGGTAAACCTCCCGCTCGGCCCCGGCTCTCTCTACCCCTCAGCGCCAACGGTAGGGGGTGATCGACGTCGGCGCAGGGCGGCGCGGATTGTCGCCCCCGACCACGGGGGCGGACCGCGCAGCGCCGCCCCGAGAAGTTGCCGCAGGGCGATGATCGCCACCGCGCCGGCCAGGCCGTTCCACCCCGGGTCGCCGGCGAGCCGGAGCAGACCGGCGGCGGTCAGCAGGTCCAGCACCAATCGCACGGCGGTCCGCAGCGACCCGGTGCCGAGCGCGGTGACGACGCCGACGACCAGGGCCAGCGCGGTGACCACCAGCACCAGGGCGCCCGTCACGTACGCCGCTCGCCCTCGGCCACCTGGCGCTGCTCCTCGCGGATCTCGCGGCCCAGGAAATAGTTCAGCGCGGTCCTGATCGTCGCGATCGCCGCCAGTTGGCCGATCTGCGTGAACGACGGGGACACCGCGGTGCGCAGCACGTCCGCCGCGAGCTGGAATTCGAGGCCGAGGGTGAGAAACCGGCCCAGCGAGAGCCGGATCTGCGTGAACCGGGCGGCGCTGCGGTGTCGCAGTCCCTCGACCACGAACCGCCCCGCCGCCCACACCGCGCCCACGAAGATCACCAGCGCGCCGGCCGCCTCCACCACGGCGACCAGCACCTGGTCGCCGTGGCGTAACACGTCGGCCGGCTCCACCCCGGGCCGTTACCCGCCGCCGGGGCAGCTAGGCCCTGTCGCGTACGGCGGTCACCACGAGAAGCCTCAGGTCAGCTCGTTCACCGCCTCCAGGATCAGCCAGAGACCGGAGATCGCGAAGAGGATCGCGGCACCGTACTTGATGGTCTTCTCCGGCAACCGCCGGCCGAGCATCCGGCCGACCAGGATGGCCAGCGCGTCGGCGGCCACCATGCCGAGGGTGGAGCCGAGCCAGGTGCCGAACCAGCCGTGCTGGGTGGCGAGCGTGATCGTGGCGAGCATCGTCTTGTCACCCAGCTCCGCGAGGAAGAACGCCACCGACACCGCCACCAGCGCGGTCTTGTTGGTCCGCTCCGCCTTGCGCTTCTCCTCCTCGGTGAGCGAGTCCCCGCGCAGCGTCCAGGCGCCGAACCCGAGGAACGCCACGCCCGCCACCAGGGAGATCCACTCGGTCGGCAGCACCGCACCGAGGCCAGCGCCGATGGCGACCGACGCCAGGTGCACCACCGCCGTGGCGACGGTGATACCGATCAGCACCGGGACCGGTTTGAACCGCGTGGCGAAGGTCAACGCCATGAGCTGGGACTTGTCCCCCAGCTCCGCGACGAAGATGACGCCGAAGCTGATGACCAGCGCGGCGAGAAAACCCTCCATGACGTCCTTCCCGTTCACGCCGGGAGGAGGTACAGGGGCGCCCTCGACCCGGCTGCGACAGCCTGAGTCGAAGGTCTCGCCCGCCCCGGAGACCGGGGCCGCGTGGCCGGATGCGGAACGCACCAGTATGTCGACCACGACATTGGGGGCTACTCCCCTTCGCGCGGCCAGCCTATCCGATCACCCACCGGACCCGTCGGGGCGGGGGGAACGGGCTCACCGCGCCCGGGCCAGGGTGACGCCGAAGAGCGCGTCCGGGTCGGTCCAGAACGCCGTCCGGGTGAAACCCGCCTCGGCCAGCTCCGCGGCGACCCCGTCCGGACGGAACTTCGCGGAGACCTCGGTACGCAGCTCCTCGCCACGCGCGAACTCGACGGTCATGCCGAGCACCCGGACCCGCATCGGTCGCGTCGCCCGCAACCGCATCTCGATCCACTCGTGCTCCGGGTCCCAGAGGGCGACGTGCGCGAACGCGTCCGGGTCGAAGTCGGCGCCCAACTCCCGGTTGATCACGCGCAGCACGTTGCGGTTGAACTCGCCGGTGACGCCCGCCGCGTCGTCGTACGCGGGCACGACCACCGACGGGTCCTTCACCAGGTCGGTGCCGAGCAACAGCCAGTCGCCGGCCTCCAGCGCGGCGCGCATGGCCGACAGGAACCCGGCCCGCTCCGCGGGCAGCAGGTTGCCGATGGTGCCACCGAGAAACGCCACCAACCGTCGGCCGCCGGTGGGCAGCCGGTCCAGGTGCCGGGTGAAGTCACCCACGATGCCCCGGACCCGCAGGCCCGGATAGTCGGCGGCGATCTGGGCGGTGGAGTCCCGTACCGCGCTGACCGACACGTCCAGCGGCACGAACGAACCCAACCCGCCGTGTCGGGTGAAGGCGTCCAGCAGCAGTCGGGTCTTCTCCGACGAGCCGGAGCCCAGCTCGATGAGCGTCTTGGCGTCGGTCAGCGCCGCGATGTCGGCGGCGTGCGCCGCCAGCACGGCCCGCTCCGCCCGGGTCGGGTAGTACTCGGGCAGCCTGGTTATCCGCTCGAACAACTCGCTGCCGCGAGCGTCGTAGAACCACTTCGGCGGCAACCACTTCGGATCCGCGCTCAGCCCGGCGCGGACGTCGTGGCGGAGACCGCGCTCCAGGTCGCTCGCCTCCAGGTAGATCTCCAGCGGTTCCGCCGTCATCGGTTCGCCTTCCTGTTCGATGAGCCGTTGCCGGCCGACCCGCCGTCGGGCACCGGGGTCGGCAGTGGACGTGCCCGCACCTCGCCCACGGTGGCGACGACGAGATGCCCCTCCGGCACCGCCCGCCACCCGGGGTCGTCGTCGTGCGGCTCGGAGGCGAGCAGCACCGAGTCGGGCGACTCCCGGACCGACAGCGCGTGCCCCGCCGCGCTCGCCACCACCCGGTGGCCGTCGGTCAGGAGCAGGTTGAGCCGTGAGCCGGGAGCGGCGGCGGCGACAGCGCTCACCGTCCGCCCGACCGCGTCGGCCGGGTCCGCGCCGGCGCGGAGCCGATGCCGCACCAACGCCCAGAGCAGCGCCGAGTCGGTGGCGGCGTCCAGCGTGAGCAGGTCCCGCACCGGCAGGCCGGCGGCGAGCGGCACCACAGCGTCCGGCCAGCCGCGCACCACCCCGTTGTGGCTGAACAGCCACCGCCCCTCGGCGAAGGGCGCCGCCGCGCCGTCGAGCACCGCCATCCCCACGGTGGCCGACCGCACCGCCGCCAGCACGGCCGCCGACCGGGTCACCGCCGCCAGTTGCGCGATGGTCGGGTCGCTCCAGATCGGCTGCGCCCGCCGGTAGCGAACCGGCGGGCCGTCGTCCGGGTACCAGCCGACGCCGAAGCCGTCGGCGTTGATCGTGCCGCCGCCGCGCATGTCACGCGGCGCCCACGACTGCCGCATTAGGGAGTACGGCGGTTCGAACAGCAGCTCGGCCAGGGTTACCGGCGGCCCGAGGTAGGCCAGGTGCCGACACATCAGCGGCCCGCCCCCGCCGGGCCGCCGGTCGTCCGACACCTCACCGGTACGACTCGTCCGGTCGCGCGTCGCGGGCGCAGCGGAAACCACTGAAGATCTGCCGCCGGATCGGATAGTCCCAGTTGCGGAAGGTGCCCCGGCAGGCCGACCGGTCGGTGCCGAACGAACCACCGCGCAGCACCCGGTAGTCGCCGCCGAAGAAGACCTCCGAGTACTCGCGGTAGGGGAACGCGGTGAAACCCGGGTGCCCGTCGAACGCCGTCGAGGTCCATTCCCAGACGTCCCCGATGAGCTGGTGCACCCCCAACGGCGACGCACCCCCGGGGTACGCGCCCACCGGCGCCGGCCACAGATGACGCTGGTCCAGGTTGGCGTGCGCCTCGGTCGGGTCCTCGTCGCCCCACGGGTACCGGCGGGACCGGCCGGTCGACGGATCCCACCGCGCCGCCTTCTCCCACTCCGCCTCGGTCGGCAGCCGCCTGCCCGCCCACGCCGCGTACGCCTGCGCCTCGTACCAACACACGTGCACCACCGGCTCGTCGGCGCGGACCCGGCTCCACCTGCCGAACCGCCGGTACGACCAGCCGTCGCCGTCGCGACGCCAGTGCATCGGCGCGACCAACCCCTCCCGGACCCGGTGCTCCCAACCGGCCGGGCTCCACCACCGCTGATCGGCGTAGCCGCCGTCGTCGATGAAGGCCGCGTACTGACCGTTGGTCACCGGGGCGGCGTCGATCGCGTACGCCGGCAGGTCGACGCGGTACGCGGGCCGCTCGTTGTCCAGCGCCCACGGGTCCGTGTCGGTGCCCATGGTGAACTCGCCGGCCGGCACCAGCACCTCCGCGCCGACCCGCGCCGAGGGTTCCGGCGGCGCCGGCGCGTGCAGCACCGCCGGCCCCGCCCGTAGCTGGTGGGTGGCCAGCATGGTCTCGTCGTGCTGCTGCTCGTGCTGCACGATCATCCCGAAGGCGAACCCGTCGGCGACCAACGGCCGCTCGGTGAAGGCCACCGCGTCCAACAGGTCGTGCACCTTGTCCCGCACCGTGCCCAGATAGGCGCGCGCCTCCTGCGGACGCAACAACGGCAACGCCGGGCGGTCCCGCCTCGGCTGCTTGAACGCGTCGTACAGCTCGTCGATGTCACACCGGACCGGCTCCCGGCCCCCGACATCCCGGACCAACCACAGCTCCTCCTGATTGCCCACGTGGGCGAGGTCCCAGACCAGCGGCGACATCAACGGCGAGTGCTGACGCATCAGCTCGGCCTCGTCGACCACCT
It contains:
- the egtB gene encoding ergothioneine biosynthesis protein EgtB, encoding MRAPQSRTEDGPARLRDRIAAELARARARTTSLTEVVDEAELMRQHSPLMSPLVWDLAHVGNQEELWLVRDVGGREPVRCDIDELYDAFKQPRRDRPALPLLRPQEARAYLGTVRDKVHDLLDAVAFTERPLVADGFAFGMIVQHEQQHDETMLATHQLRAGPAVLHAPAPPEPSARVGAEVLVPAGEFTMGTDTDPWALDNERPAYRVDLPAYAIDAAPVTNGQYAAFIDDGGYADQRWWSPAGWEHRVREGLVAPMHWRRDGDGWSYRRFGRWSRVRADEPVVHVCWYEAQAYAAWAGRRLPTEAEWEKAARWDPSTGRSRRYPWGDEDPTEAHANLDQRHLWPAPVGAYPGGASPLGVHQLIGDVWEWTSTAFDGHPGFTAFPYREYSEVFFGGDYRVLRGGSFGTDRSACRGTFRNWDYPIRRQIFSGFRCARDARPDESYR
- a CDS encoding TMEM165/GDT1 family protein, translating into MEGFLAALVISFGVIFVAELGDKSQLMALTFATRFKPVPVLIGITVATAVVHLASVAIGAGLGAVLPTEWISLVAGVAFLGFGAWTLRGDSLTEEEKRKAERTNKTALVAVSVAFFLAELGDKTMLATITLATQHGWFGTWLGSTLGMVAADALAILVGRMLGRRLPEKTIKYGAAILFAISGLWLILEAVNELT
- the egtC gene encoding ergothioneine biosynthesis protein EgtC, which translates into the protein MCRHLAYLGPPVTLAELLFEPPYSLMRQSWAPRDMRGGGTINADGFGVGWYPDDGPPVRYRRAQPIWSDPTIAQLAAVTRSAAVLAAVRSATVGMAVLDGAAAPFAEGRWLFSHNGVVRGWPDAVVPLAAGLPVRDLLTLDAATDSALLWALVRHRLRAGADPADAVGRTVSAVAAAAPGSRLNLLLTDGHRVVASAAGHALSVRESPDSVLLASEPHDDDPGWRAVPEGHLVVATVGEVRARPLPTPVPDGGSAGNGSSNRKANR
- the egtD gene encoding L-histidine N(alpha)-methyltransferase, encoding MTAEPLEIYLEASDLERGLRHDVRAGLSADPKWLPPKWFYDARGSELFERITRLPEYYPTRAERAVLAAHAADIAALTDAKTLIELGSGSSEKTRLLLDAFTRHGGLGSFVPLDVSVSAVRDSTAQIAADYPGLRVRGIVGDFTRHLDRLPTGGRRLVAFLGGTIGNLLPAERAGFLSAMRAALEAGDWLLLGTDLVKDPSVVVPAYDDAAGVTGEFNRNVLRVINRELGADFDPDAFAHVALWDPEHEWIEMRLRATRPMRVRVLGMTVEFARGEELRTEVSAKFRPDGVAAELAEAGFTRTAFWTDPDALFGVTLARAR
- a CDS encoding DUF1622 domain-containing protein — translated: MEPADVLRHGDQVLVAVVEAAGALVIFVGAVWAAGRFVVEGLRHRSAARFTQIRLSLGRFLTLGLEFQLAADVLRTAVSPSFTQIGQLAAIATIRTALNYFLGREIREEQRQVAEGERRT